The DNA sequence ATTTAATATATCGGCATTTTTTCCTTTTTTTTAAAGATAAAATTTTAGTTTTTCTCTTTTTGAATAAAATAAAGTGTTAAAAACCTAAGCAGGATTTGTTTCTACAAACTTATGGGTAAGTTCCAGAAAATTATTATTTATCAATACTTTTCTCTGTAGCGGAGAAAAATTAAGGAAAAGTTAAGTGAATAGATACTTGATTTTAGTATATCTTTAGATTTGCCTCTACTGCTCTTATAAATGCCTTATTTTCCTTGTGTTTTCCAATTGAAACCCTAAGATAATCGTCTACTTTTTTTATTAAAATCCCCTCCTTAAGGAGAGAAGAATAGAGAGATTGAGGGTTTTTTGTTTTAAACAAGATAAAATTTGCTAATGACCTATAGGCAATTATTCCTTTAATTTTTGAAAGATTAAGATATAACCATTCCCTCTCTTTGATTATTTTCTCTATAAAGCCATTTATAATATCCCTTTCCTTAAGGCAGATTAAGGCTATTTCTTGGGTCAAGGTATTAAGATTGTAGGGAGGCTTTACCAATTTAAGGCAATCTATAAATTGTGGATTTGCCATAATATATCCACACCTTATTCCAGCAAGACCAAAGCCCTTTGAGAATGTTCTAATAATAGCAAGCCTATCGTATTGGCTTAAAATATCAACGAATGTTTTCTTTGAAAATTCAAAATATGCCTCATCTATAACAACAATAGATTCTGTCTCTTTTATAATTTTTAATATAGCCTCTATTTCAAAGCAATTTCCCGTTGGGTTATTTGGATATGCAATAAAGATTATGCTATTTTTCTTTCCCTCCTTTATTATTCCTTCACAGTTAAGCTCAAAATCAGGCTTTAATGGAATTCCTATTGTTTCACAACCTGCTATCTTTCCAATTATTTCATACATTGGAAATGTTGGGGTAGGAAAGATTACCTTTTTCTTAAAGCCACCGCAGGCAAGGAGGATGTATAAAATAAGCTCATCAGAGCCATTGCCAACCAAAATTACCTCCTTTGATACCCCTGTATAGGTTTCTAGCTTCTCCCTTAAAGCTAAAGCAGAAGGAGATGGGTATCTATTAAAGCTTATTTTGTCTATTTTTTTCTTTATTTTATTTTTTATTTTTTGTGGAAGATTATGGGGATTCTCCATAATATCAAGCTTTATTGGTAAATCCTCCCTCTCTGCATTATATGGAGAGATATTCAAAATATTAGGGTTCATAAAATTTTCTATCATTTTTCCTAAATTATATCATTCTTTCTGCTTCTTCTGTAAGCAAAATTAGTCTTTCTTTAAGGCTTTCTTTCTCTTCTTCTATTTCTCCCTGTACTTTATAGGGTTTTCCAAAAAGGATTATGGCTTTACTAAATGGGCAGGGCATTTGGTATTTATCCCAAGCATTCTTGAATGTCCATGAGGGATAGCTTGCTGATGTTAAGGGAACAATGTAGAGTGAGAGTTTCTTTGCAAGGTATATTACGCCATCTCCTATAGAATAGCAAGGACCCCTTGGTCCATCAACAGCCAAGCCAACATCAAACCCTTGTAAAACCTTATTTTTAAGCCCAATTATTCCTTCTGCACCTTTTCTTGCAGAAGAGCCTCTAATAATCTCATAACCAAATCTTTTAAGAATCCTTGCCTGGATTTCACCATCCCTTGAAAGGCTTGAAAGAAGGGTAATATTTTTATTTCTCATATACCAGACCAAAAGAAATTGTCTTCCATGGAAAAAGGCATATAAAACCCTGGTATCTAAATCTTTCACCATTTCTTCGCCTATTACCTTTAATTTCAGGGTATTAGATATACCTTTTATAATAGCCAATGCACCCATTGGCAAGATTTTATCAGCAAATGCTATTTCCGTAAGCCTCATATAGCCTTTTATACAAACCTCCCTTTTTCATCAATTCCTTGTGGCTTCCCATTTCTGCAATTTTTCCTTCATCCATTACAACAATCCTATCTGCATTTACAATGGTTGAAAGCCTGTGGGCAATGACAATAAGGGTAGTTTTAAGGGAAAGGATTTCAGAGAAAGAGGATAT is a window from the bacterium genome containing:
- the hisC gene encoding histidinol-phosphate transaminase; the protein is MIENFMNPNILNISPYNAEREDLPIKLDIMENPHNLPQKIKNKIKKKIDKISFNRYPSPSALALREKLETYTGVSKEVILVGNGSDELILYILLACGGFKKKVIFPTPTFPMYEIIGKIAGCETIGIPLKPDFELNCEGIIKEGKKNSIIFIAYPNNPTGNCFEIEAILKIIKETESIVVIDEAYFEFSKKTFVDILSQYDRLAIIRTFSKGFGLAGIRCGYIMANPQFIDCLKLVKPPYNLNTLTQEIALICLKERDIINGFIEKIIKEREWLYLNLSKIKGIIAYRSLANFILFKTKNPQSLYSSLLKEGILIKKVDDYLRVSIGKHKENKAFIRAVEANLKIY
- a CDS encoding lysophospholipid acyltransferase family protein — its product is MRLTEIAFADKILPMGALAIIKGISNTLKLKVIGEEMVKDLDTRVLYAFFHGRQFLLVWYMRNKNITLLSSLSRDGEIQARILKRFGYEIIRGSSARKGAEGIIGLKNKVLQGFDVGLAVDGPRGPCYSIGDGVIYLAKKLSLYIVPLTSASYPSWTFKNAWDKYQMPCPFSKAIILFGKPYKVQGEIEEEKESLKERLILLTEEAERMI